ATAATAGATACACCATTTGTTGAAAATGGCCAAATATCAATTACTGCTTCTTTACCAAATAAGTTTTTATAAGCCTTTGCTACACTTTGTGTAACATCGTGTGTTTCTTCCATTTTCCAAGGTTTAAATGAACACTCTTGTCCATACTCTAAACCTGTATATGATGGTTCATCATAGTTATAAATAGAAACCTCAGCATCTGCCATTTTAACTGCCGGTAAGTTTCTAATTTCTTGAAGTGCATCTTCAGGTTTTTCACCCCAAGTTAGACGTCTGTCAATAGAAATAGTACACGAATCAGA
The Arcobacter sp. CECT 8986 genome window above contains:
- a CDS encoding peptidase dimerization domain-containing protein, translated to IRPEFVLLAEPSDGKICRAQKGRMEISVTTYGTSAHGSIPHKGDNAIYKMSGILQELRALNENLLVDDLLGKGCLTVSEISSTSPSRCAVSDSCTISIDRRLTWGEKPEDALQEIRNLPAVKMADAEVSIYNYDEPSYTGLEYGQECSFKPWKMEETHDVTQSVAKAYKNLFGKEAVIDIWPFSTNGVSI